CTCGGCGACATGCGCCAGCATTGCCAGCCCGGTGACGTCGCCGATGGCGTAGATGTGGCCGACGTTGGTGCGCATGTAGTCGTTGATGCCGATCGCGTTGCGGTCGGTCAGCTCGACGCCGGCCTTCTCCAGCCCGTAGCCCTCGACGTTGGCCGCAAATCCGATGGCCTGCAACACCTTCGCGGCCTTGAGCTCCTCCGACTGGCCGTCCTTGCTGACCGTCACCGTGACCTGCGAACCGTCGTCAGCGATGGACTCGACCTTCGTTCCGGTGAGGATCTTGACGCCCAGCTTCTTGAACTGCTTCTCGATCTCCTTGGACACCTCGGCGTCCTCGTTGGGCAGTGCGCGCGGCAGGAACTCCACGATGGTGACGTCGACGCCGTAGTTCTTCAGGACGTAACCGAACTCCATGCCGATGGCGCCGGCTCCGGCGATGATGATCGAGTCCGGCAGTTCGCGGGACAGGATCTGTTCCTCGTAGGTGACCACATTCGTCGACAGCGACGTGCCGGGGACCAGCCGGGTGCTGCTGCCGGTCGCGATGATGGCGTTGTCGAACGTGACCGTTTCGGTACCGCCATCGTTGAGCTCCACCGACAACGTATTGGCGTCGGTGAATCGGCCGTAACCGTGGATCTCGGTGATCTTGTTCTTCTTCATCAGGAAGTGCACACCGGCGACGCGGCCCTCGGCCACCTTGCGGCTGCGGTCGAAGGCGATCCCGTAGTCGAAGCTCGCCTCGCCGCTGATGCCAAAGGTCTTGGCGTCCTTGGTGAAGATGTGCACGAGTTCGGCGTTGCGCAGCAGGGCCTTGGACGGAATGCAGCCGACGTTAAGGCAGACCCCGCCCCAATATTTCGATTCGACTATTGCGGTGTTCAGACCAAGCTGTGCGGCTCGAATCGCTGCGACATATCCACCGGGACCGGCTCCGAGAACGACGACGTCATAGTGAGTCACGGCCACCACACTAACGGGAACGGGCCTCGGTACGGCTAGTCAGCCCTTCAATACGGAATGACGCCGACCAGACAGTGACCCATTCGCTCGCAGTAGTAATAGCCGTAGAGCGGAGCCGCGGCGGCCAGGGAGGCAAACGGCCCCGACATCACCCCGATCGACAACGCCGTGATCAGCGGCCTGCCCTGCACCATCGACAGCATCAGGCCGGCCACGCTGCACGCGACGACGTAGACCAGGACGACGTACACGGCCGCCGTCTTGTCGAGCGTGTGATACCACCAATAAAACAGGATCAGCCCGACCTCGGCGGCGGCGAGCCACACGCCAAGGACCACCAGCAGCAGTTTCCACCACTTCACATACTGGTACCGGCCGGGCACCGCGACCGGGGCCGCGGCCGTCTCGGCCGTCGAGGGCGCCTGAGCCGCCTCCTGTTCACGTCCGCTCAACGTCAGCGAGGGCCGCGGGCCCGTGTCATCCCAATCCGGCACGAAGGGCTCGGTACCGGGCGCCGATTCGCGGTCTTGGTCAACCCCTTTGTCAGCCACCAGAGGCCACCTGGATCGCAACGAGCACCCCGAACCAACCCGGCGCCAGCGCGAGGATGAACGCGCCCAGCATCGTTACCCATCGACGCCCGGAAAATAGGATGACCAGCAGCCCGACCACGCTGGGAATCCCGACCACCAGCGCCATGACGACGTCGGGCCGGAGCCGTTCATGGACAAGCACGGTGGCGCCGACCCCCACCAACAAGCCGACCGCATTACCCACCAGCATGGCGCTGGTCAACAGCCATGATCGGGGTAGCGGGATCACGGTGTACGACCTTACTGCGGTTACGGCCGAGTGACCGGGCACCCTCCCGGCGCGTTGTCAGCGACGACATGGCCCCGTACCGAAGGGCGTTTACCGCGCTCGTAGTCGGCGCCGGTGATCACCGGCACGGCCCGCAGCAGCGCTCTCTCGTCCTCGCTGAACACCCGACCGCGACTGAGAAACCGCACCCCCTCGGGTGCCTCCAGGCTGAACCCGCCGCCGCGCCCCGGCACCACATCGATGACCAGCTGGGTGGGCTGGGCTCCCCGATAGTGGGCCTGGTACTGCGGACCGGAGATCCACACCGGCACCCCGTCGGTCCCCACGTCCAGCACGCCGAGCAGGACGTCGCGGTCACCGATGAGGAAATCGGCACGCGGATAGCACATCGGCGACGACCCGTCGCAGCAGCCGCCGGATTGGTGAAACAACACCGGACCGTGTCGGTCCTGCAGTCGGGCCAGCAACGCGGCCGCGGCGGCGGTGATGAGCACCCCGGGAGGGGCGCTCTGCCGCCCGGTCATCAGAAGAATCCCAGCGCCTTGTCCGAGTAGGACACCATCAGGTTCTTGATCCGCTGATAGTGCTCTAGCGCCATCTTGTGGCCCTCCCGGCCGAAACCAGACTGCTTATAGCCACCGAACGCCGCATGTGACGGATACACGTGGTAGCAGTTCACCCACACGCGGCCCGCCTGGATATCCCGGCCGGCCCGGTAGGCGGTGTTGCCGTCGCGGCTCCACACACCCGCGCCCAGGCCGTAGAGGGTGTCGTTGGCGATGCCGATCGCATCGGCGTAGTCACGGAACGAGGTCACCGCCACCACCGGCCCGAAGATCTCCTCCTGGAAGATCCGCATCTTGTTGGTGCCGGAAAAGATCGTCGGCTGCATGTAGTAGCCGCCGGACAGGTCGCCGCCGAGTTCGGCGCGCTCGCCGCCGGTGATGATCTTGGCCCCCTCGCCCTTGCCAATTTCGATGTAGGACAACACCTTTTGCAGCTGGTCGTTGGAGGCCTGAGAACCCAGCATGGTCTCGGTGTCCAGCGGATCGCCCTGCCGGACCGCCTTGGTCCGGATCGCCGCCAGCTCCAGGAACTCGTCATAGATGTCGGCCTGGATCAGGCTGCGCGACGGGCACGTGCACACCTCGCCCTGATTGAGGGCGAACATGGTGAACCCCTCCAGCGCCTTGTCCTGGAAATCGTCGTGAGCGGCCAGCACGTCGGAGAAGAAGATATTGGGGCTCTTGCCGCCAAGTTCCAGGGTGACCGGGATCAGGTTGTGCGAGGCGTATTGCATGATCAGTCGCCCCGTGGTGGTTTCCCCGGTGAACGCGACCTTGGCGATCCGGTCGCTGGATGCCAGCGGCTTGCCGGCCTCGGCGCCGAAGCCGTTGACGATGTTGACCACCCCCGCCGGCAACAGATCGCCGATCAGCGACATCAAGTAGAGCACCGACGCCGGCGTCTGCTCGGCGGGCTTGAGCACCACCGTGTTGCCCGCCGCCAGGGCCGGCGCCAGTTTCCAGGCGCACATCAGGATCGGGAAGTTCCACGGGATGATCTGCCCCACCACGCCGAGCGGCTCGTGGAAGTGGTAGGCGACGGTGTCCTCGTCGATCTGGCTCAGCGAGCCCTCCTGGGCGCGGATCGCGGCGGCGAAATACCGAAAGTGGTCAGCCGCCAGCGGGATGTCGGCGGCCAGCGCCTCGCGGATCGGTTTGCCGTTGTCCCAGACTTCGGCCAGCGCCAGCGCGGCGGTGTTTTCCTGGATGCGGTCCGCGACCTTGGTCAGGATCGCCGCCCGCTCGCTCGGGGTGGTCCTGCCCCAAGCGGGGGCGGCGGCGTGCGCGGCGTCGAGCGCTTTTTCGACGTCGGCCTCGTCGGAGCGGGGCACCTCACAGAATGGCTGGCCGGTCACCGGCGTCGGATTTTCGAAATAGCGGCCGTGAACGGGCGCGACCCACTCCCCCCCGACGAAGTTGTCGTACCGGGATTCATACGACATCAGCGCCCCAGCGGAACCCGGACGTGCAAAGACAGTCATCGGCTCGGCTCCTCTTTCGATCGTGTAATACAACTCACACTACCGCCGGGGACCACAATTGTTTTCCATGGCATCCACGACTTCTCACGCGGCCGAAGCGCACGACGATAGCGGTGATCCCTACCTGTGGCTCGAGGACGTCACGGGTGCGGAGGCGTTGGATTGGGTGCGCGCGCACAACGAACCGACGCTGGGACAGCTGTGCGATGCGGAATTCGAGCGCATGCGCACCGAGGCGCTCGAGGTGCTCGACACCGACGCCCGGATCCCTTACGTGCGCCGCCGCGGCGAATACCTTTACAACTTCTGGCGCGACGCCGCCCACCCGCGCGGCCTGTGGCGGCGCACCACGCTGGACAGCTACCGCACCGACGCCCCCGACTGGGACGTGCTGATCGACGTTGATGAACTTGGCCGAGCCGACAATCAAAAGTGGGTGTGGGCCGGCGCGGATGTCATCGAACCGGATCACACACGTGCTCTGGTCTGGCTCTCCCGGGGTGGCTCGGACGCAAGTATCCTGCGTGAATTCGACATGCGGACACGCGAATTCGTCGCCGACGGGTTCCGGCTGCCGGAGGCCAAGTCGCAGGTCAGCTGGGCCGACCCGGACACCGTGCTGGTGGGCACCGACTTCGGCGCCGGCTCGCTCACCGAATCCGGCTACCCGAGGATCGTCAAGCGATGGCGGCGCGGCACACCGCTGACCGACGCGGAAACGGTCTTCGAGGGGACCAGCGCCGACGTCCGCGTCGTGGCGTCCGTGGACCGGACGCCCGGCTTCGAGCGGACCCTGCTGCTGCGCGCCCTCGACTTCTGGAACGACGAGGTCTACGAACTGCGCGGCTCGGAGTTGATTCGGATCGACGCACCCACCGACGCCAGCGTGTCGGTGCACCGCGAGTGGCTGCTGATCGAGCTGCGCAGCGATTGGTCCAGGGGCACGCCCTTCGACCCCAAGACCTACACCGCCGGCTCGCTGCTGGCCGCTGACTACGACGAATTCCTCGCCGGCACAGCGGAATTGGTCGTGGTCTTCGAACCCGACGAGCGCACCGCGCTGCACCAGTACGCGTTTACCAAAGACCGGCTACTGGTCGTTACCCTGGCCGACGTGGCCAGCCGTGTCGAAATCGTCACCCTCGGCTCGTTGGGTGATGACCCGTCCCCCGCAGGCGGGAAATACCCCCAGCGCCCCGCTTTGCCGGGCTTGCGATCGTCACCGGGCAACTGGCAGCGCGAGCCGATGTCGGGTATCCCAGCGGCAACCAACACCGTGATCGTCGCCGCCGACGACGTCGGCGACGAGTTCTTTCTCGACTCCAGCGGATTCGACGTGCCGTCACGGCTGCTGCGTGGCACTGGCACCGGGCAGCTGGACCAGATCAAGGCGGCGCCGGAGTTCTTCGACGCCGAAAACATTACCGTGGCACAGTATTTCGTGGCGTCCGAGGACGGTACATCGATCCCCTACTTCGTGGTGCGGCCCGCCGACTCGGCTGGGCCCGGCCCGACGCTGCTGAGCGGCTACGGCGGCTTCGAGACGTCCAACACGCCGGCGTACGCGGGCGTGCTGGGCCGGCTGTGGCTCGCCCGCGGCGGCACCTACGTGCTGGCCAATATCCGGGGTGGCGGCGAGTACGGGCCCGGCTGGCACACGCAGGCGATGCGCGAGGGCCGCCACAAGGTGGCCGAGGACTTCGTCGCCGTGGCCAGCGATTTGGTGCACCGCGGCATAACCACCGTCGACCAGCTGGGCGCCCGGGGCGGCAGCAACGGCGGGCTGCTGATGGGCATCATGTTGACCATGTACCCGGAGAAGTTCGGCGCGCTGGTCTGCGACGTGCCCCTGCTGGACATGAGGCGCTATCACCTGTTGCTGGCCGGGGCGTCGTGGATGGCCGAGTATGGCGATCCGGACAACCCGACCGATTGGGAGTTCATCTCCGAATACTCGCCGTACCAAAACATTTCGGCTGATCGCCCCTACCCGCCGGTGCTATTCACCACCTCCACCCGCGACGATCGGGTCCACCCGGGCCACGCCCGCAAGATGGCGGCGGCCCTAGAGGCCGCGGGCCATCGAGTCTGGTACTACGAGAACATCGAGGGCGGGCACGCCGGTGCGGCCGACAACGAGCAGGCCGCGTTCACGTCGGCACTGAGTTTCGCCTTCCTGCACCGGATGTTGTCGCCGCGGCGATGAACCGGCGCGATCACCTGAAACTTGCGGCTGTCGGCGCCGCGGCGGTGCTGGTCGGATGCGGTCGTCGCAGCGGCCAGAAGGGAACAAAGACATTTCCCCCGGCGGCCGAACCGCAGTTCGCGCCGCCGCCGACCATCACGCCGTCCGGGCGCATGGTTGCGGTCGGCACCTACCCGGAAGGCGTCGCCGTCGACGAAGTGACCCGCACCGTCGCGGTCGCCACTCGGTTCCCCAATGAACTGGTGTTGATCAATATCGAATCGGTAGCCATCACGGCGCGGGTTCCGCTGCCCGGGCCCGCTCGCCACCTCAAGCTGGCCGCGCCCGGCGGCCCGGTCCTGGTGCCGGTGGAATCCGCCAACGCCCTGGTGCGGGTGGAACTAACGGCCGGATCACGGGGAAAAGCGTTGCCGTCGATCCCGACCGGCACCTTTCCGCACGACGCCGCGGCGGCGTCCAACGGGACCGTGTTCGTCGGCAACGAACGCGACGGCACGGTGAGCGTTCTGCGCGGCGACGAGACGGT
This is a stretch of genomic DNA from Mycobacterium lacus. It encodes these proteins:
- the lpdA gene encoding dihydrolipoyl dehydrogenase, yielding MTHYDVVVLGAGPGGYVAAIRAAQLGLNTAIVESKYWGGVCLNVGCIPSKALLRNAELVHIFTKDAKTFGISGEASFDYGIAFDRSRKVAEGRVAGVHFLMKKNKITEIHGYGRFTDANTLSVELNDGGTETVTFDNAIIATGSSTRLVPGTSLSTNVVTYEEQILSRELPDSIIIAGAGAIGMEFGYVLKNYGVDVTIVEFLPRALPNEDAEVSKEIEKQFKKLGVKILTGTKVESIADDGSQVTVTVSKDGQSEELKAAKVLQAIGFAANVEGYGLEKAGVELTDRNAIGINDYMRTNVGHIYAIGDVTGLAMLAHVAEAMGVVAAETIAGAETLALGDYRMLPRATFCQPQVASFGLTEQQARDEGYEVLVAKFPFTANGKAHGLGDPSGFVKLVADANHGELLGGHLIGHDVSELLPELTLAQKWDLTANELARNVHTHPTMSEALQECFHGLTGHMINF
- a CDS encoding putative holin, yielding MIPLPRSWLLTSAMLVGNAVGLLVGVGATVLVHERLRPDVVMALVVGIPSVVGLLVILFSGRRWVTMLGAFILALAPGWFGVLVAIQVASGG
- a CDS encoding DUF779 domain-containing protein, whose protein sequence is MTGRQSAPPGVLITAAAAALLARLQDRHGPVLFHQSGGCCDGSSPMCYPRADFLIGDRDVLLGVLDVGTDGVPVWISGPQYQAHYRGAQPTQLVIDVVPGRGGGFSLEAPEGVRFLSRGRVFSEDERALLRAVPVITGADYERGKRPSVRGHVVADNAPGGCPVTRP
- the exaC gene encoding acetaldehyde dehydrogenase ExaC produces the protein MTVFARPGSAGALMSYESRYDNFVGGEWVAPVHGRYFENPTPVTGQPFCEVPRSDEADVEKALDAAHAAAPAWGRTTPSERAAILTKVADRIQENTAALALAEVWDNGKPIREALAADIPLAADHFRYFAAAIRAQEGSLSQIDEDTVAYHFHEPLGVVGQIIPWNFPILMCAWKLAPALAAGNTVVLKPAEQTPASVLYLMSLIGDLLPAGVVNIVNGFGAEAGKPLASSDRIAKVAFTGETTTGRLIMQYASHNLIPVTLELGGKSPNIFFSDVLAAHDDFQDKALEGFTMFALNQGEVCTCPSRSLIQADIYDEFLELAAIRTKAVRQGDPLDTETMLGSQASNDQLQKVLSYIEIGKGEGAKIITGGERAELGGDLSGGYYMQPTIFSGTNKMRIFQEEIFGPVVAVTSFRDYADAIGIANDTLYGLGAGVWSRDGNTAYRAGRDIQAGRVWVNCYHVYPSHAAFGGYKQSGFGREGHKMALEHYQRIKNLMVSYSDKALGFF
- a CDS encoding prolyl oligopeptidase family serine peptidase, encoding MASTTSHAAEAHDDSGDPYLWLEDVTGAEALDWVRAHNEPTLGQLCDAEFERMRTEALEVLDTDARIPYVRRRGEYLYNFWRDAAHPRGLWRRTTLDSYRTDAPDWDVLIDVDELGRADNQKWVWAGADVIEPDHTRALVWLSRGGSDASILREFDMRTREFVADGFRLPEAKSQVSWADPDTVLVGTDFGAGSLTESGYPRIVKRWRRGTPLTDAETVFEGTSADVRVVASVDRTPGFERTLLLRALDFWNDEVYELRGSELIRIDAPTDASVSVHREWLLIELRSDWSRGTPFDPKTYTAGSLLAADYDEFLAGTAELVVVFEPDERTALHQYAFTKDRLLVVTLADVASRVEIVTLGSLGDDPSPAGGKYPQRPALPGLRSSPGNWQREPMSGIPAATNTVIVAADDVGDEFFLDSSGFDVPSRLLRGTGTGQLDQIKAAPEFFDAENITVAQYFVASEDGTSIPYFVVRPADSAGPGPTLLSGYGGFETSNTPAYAGVLGRLWLARGGTYVLANIRGGGEYGPGWHTQAMREGRHKVAEDFVAVASDLVHRGITTVDQLGARGGSNGGLLMGIMLTMYPEKFGALVCDVPLLDMRRYHLLLAGASWMAEYGDPDNPTDWEFISEYSPYQNISADRPYPPVLFTTSTRDDRVHPGHARKMAAALEAAGHRVWYYENIEGGHAGAADNEQAAFTSALSFAFLHRMLSPRR
- a CDS encoding YncE family protein → MNRRDHLKLAAVGAAAVLVGCGRRSGQKGTKTFPPAAEPQFAPPPTITPSGRMVAVGTYPEGVAVDEVTRTVAVATRFPNELVLINIESVAITARVPLPGPARHLKLAAPGGPVLVPVESANALVRVELTAGSRGKALPSIPTGTFPHDAAAASNGTVFVGNERDGTVSVLRGDETVKVFDDTVQPAGLAAFGNTVGVVDARKNTLTIYDAEKLTVVGSTQAGAGPTHLVADRDGRMIATDTRGDTVRVFDPLPAPHEIGSAPQPGGPYGIAYDATRERLWVASSGTNDVIGYSLSEPTPQEVARIPTVQNPYSLGVDPVTGRLFIAGVTGGVVQALDPGATGG